The following are encoded in a window of Streptomyces sp. SAT1 genomic DNA:
- a CDS encoding pyridoxamine 5'-phosphate oxidase family protein has translation MTQGPAPRPLSDEALSSLLGKEQFGTLATVKRSGHPHLTTMLYSWDPEARMVRFSTTADRVKVGHLRRNPRAALHVQGGDVWSFAVAEGEAEVSESTTVPGDAVGRELLEMIPQAAKPEDEGAFLEQLVAERRVVIRLKVDRLYGTALDIDG, from the coding sequence ATGACTCAAGGACCGGCACCTCGTCCACTGTCCGACGAAGCCCTCTCCAGCCTGCTTGGCAAGGAGCAGTTCGGCACACTCGCCACTGTCAAGCGCAGTGGTCACCCCCACCTGACCACCATGCTGTACAGCTGGGATCCCGAAGCCCGCATGGTGCGGTTCTCGACGACGGCCGACCGGGTCAAGGTCGGGCATCTGCGGCGTAACCCACGTGCGGCGCTTCATGTGCAAGGTGGCGACGTGTGGTCGTTTGCTGTTGCCGAAGGCGAGGCCGAGGTCTCCGAGAGCACGACCGTTCCCGGCGACGCCGTCGGGCGGGAACTCCTTGAGATGATCCCGCAAGCGGCGAAGCCGGAGGATGAAGGTGCGTTCCTGGAGCAGTTGGTTGCCGAGCGCCGGGTGGTCATCCGGTTGAAGGTAGACCGCCTGTACGGCACGGCGCTCGACATCGACGGCTAG
- a CDS encoding HNH endonuclease, with product MKKRLHKHHFTYRRHGGSDESKNLRLVHSECHRQHHAGDSDRK from the coding sequence ATGAAGAAGCGGTTGCATAAACACCACTTCACCTACCGGCGGCATGGCGGCTCTGATGAGAGCAAGAATCTTCGGCTCGTCCACTCGGAATGCCATCGCCAGCATCACGCAGGCGACAGCGACCGGAAATGA
- a CDS encoding transposase, with product MSLVHQGVLRDAFAEVSHFRSELYASLTARGDTLFELRDALLCTDGPVRTLVDLALAPEHRRGHGALYGGLNQGRIDVARLRRALAGMPLPRAADGRLVLAVDVSPWLRPDANTCADRSFCHTFGRGEGRHQMVPGRPYSVVAALETGRTSWTAVLDAFRLKPGADVAAVTTAQIREVVERLVAAGQWRPGDPEVLVVLDAGYDAPRIARVSDAASPGLNGAGRGSPRADR from the coding sequence GTGAGTCTGGTGCATCAGGGTGTCCTGCGGGATGCGTTCGCGGAAGTGTCCCACTTCCGGTCGGAGCTGTACGCGAGCCTGACCGCGCGGGGCGACACGTTGTTCGAGTTGCGCGACGCGCTGCTGTGTACGGACGGGCCGGTCCGTACGCTGGTTGATCTCGCGCTTGCTCCCGAGCACCGCCGTGGACACGGGGCTCTGTACGGAGGACTCAACCAGGGCCGGATCGACGTCGCACGGCTGCGTCGTGCCCTGGCTGGGATGCCGTTGCCGAGGGCGGCAGACGGTCGGCTCGTGCTGGCGGTGGATGTCTCGCCGTGGCTGCGGCCGGACGCCAACACGTGTGCTGACCGGTCCTTCTGCCACACGTTCGGGCGAGGTGAGGGCAGGCATCAGATGGTGCCCGGCCGGCCGTACTCGGTGGTGGCCGCGCTGGAGACAGGCCGTACGTCCTGGACGGCGGTGCTGGACGCGTTCCGCCTGAAGCCCGGCGCCGATGTCGCCGCGGTGACCACGGCCCAGATCCGCGAGGTCGTCGAGCGACTGGTCGCCGCCGGCCAGTGGCGGCCGGGTGACCCGGAGGTCCTGGTCGTGCTGGACGCCGGATACGATGCCCCGCGCATCGCCAGGGTGTCGGACGCCGCGTCACCCGGTCTGAACGGAGCCGGCCGAGGATCTCCCCGGGCAGACCGTTGA
- a CDS encoding peptidylprolyl isomerase, which produces MGRTLMTALAAAALVVSGGGVASASDAPPRTTHGPCQYTQTPDDPAARPVPLPPDPRRTPSHGTVETAVRTTQGPLPLRLDRAKAPCTVQSFVHLARHRFFDRTVCHRLTAYPTLKVLQCGDPTGTGEGGPGYKYKDELPVDLPQAPSDPTGVRRLYGRGLLAMANAGPSTNGSQFFVVYGDSVLRPDYTVFGTVGAAGLKTLDKIAAGGIEPTAEDPVPVDGTPVLRSELLRVRPSCRPR; this is translated from the coding sequence ATGGGCCGAACTCTCATGACCGCGTTGGCGGCAGCAGCGCTGGTCGTGTCCGGGGGCGGTGTCGCCTCTGCTTCCGATGCCCCGCCGCGGACCACGCACGGTCCTTGCCAGTACACCCAGACGCCGGACGACCCGGCGGCGCGGCCGGTTCCCCTGCCGCCCGATCCGCGGCGCACCCCGAGTCACGGCACGGTCGAGACGGCTGTCCGGACCACTCAGGGCCCGCTCCCGCTGCGGCTGGACCGGGCGAAGGCGCCGTGCACGGTGCAGAGCTTCGTGCACCTGGCGCGGCACCGGTTCTTCGACCGTACGGTGTGCCATCGGCTGACGGCGTATCCGACGCTGAAGGTCCTGCAGTGCGGCGACCCGACCGGCACCGGTGAGGGCGGGCCGGGGTACAAGTACAAGGACGAGCTGCCGGTGGACCTGCCGCAGGCGCCGAGCGATCCGACCGGCGTCCGCCGCCTCTACGGGCGCGGCTTGCTGGCGATGGCCAACGCCGGTCCGAGCACGAACGGTTCGCAGTTCTTCGTCGTCTACGGCGACTCCGTGCTGCGACCGGACTACACGGTGTTCGGCACGGTCGGTGCCGCCGGTCTGAAGACGCTCGACAAGATCGCTGCCGGCGGCATCGAACCGACGGCGGAGGACCCGGTGCCCGTCGACGGCACACCTGTGCTGCGGAGCGAGCTGCTCCGCGTCCGGCCGTCCTGCCGGCCCAGGTAG
- a CDS encoding alpha/beta fold hydrolase, with protein MNARDTYDADNFLMAYDKVMSKWPAARETATVPTPFGTTHVNVCGPADRPSLVLLPGGGGATSASWYAQAAELSRTHRVFAVDLIGAPGRSTPDGDRRPRTVADLSAWLDALLDALGVAETDLGGHSYGAWIALHHAMRAPDRIRRLALLDPTQCFAGFSPAYLMHALPMLLRNTPRRVRAFLEWETKGSALDPDSLALQEAAAGFPSLRPVTGPRPAPDALRGLDLPILLLLAGSSRTHGPSKVAARAEALLPRVATTVLPDVSHHALPHAIPPWANRSLAGFLERCGA; from the coding sequence ATGAACGCTCGCGATACGTACGACGCCGACAACTTCCTCATGGCCTACGACAAGGTCATGAGCAAGTGGCCTGCCGCTCGCGAGACGGCGACCGTTCCCACGCCCTTCGGCACGACACACGTCAACGTATGCGGCCCGGCCGACAGGCCCTCGCTCGTCCTCCTGCCCGGCGGAGGGGGCGCAACCTCCGCGTCCTGGTACGCGCAGGCCGCCGAACTGTCCCGCACCCACCGGGTGTTCGCCGTCGACTTGATCGGCGCCCCCGGACGTAGCACTCCCGACGGCGACCGCCGCCCCCGTACGGTCGCCGACCTGTCGGCCTGGCTGGACGCGCTCCTCGACGCCCTCGGAGTGGCCGAGACCGACCTGGGCGGACACTCGTACGGCGCCTGGATCGCGCTGCATCACGCCATGCGCGCGCCCGACCGGATACGCCGCCTGGCCCTTCTGGACCCGACCCAGTGCTTCGCCGGGTTCAGCCCGGCCTACCTGATGCACGCACTGCCCATGCTGCTGCGGAACACGCCCCGCCGGGTCCGCGCCTTCCTGGAGTGGGAGACCAAAGGCTCCGCCCTCGATCCCGACTCGCTCGCCCTCCAAGAGGCAGCCGCCGGTTTCCCCTCTCTCCGACCCGTAACCGGGCCGCGCCCGGCACCGGACGCCCTGCGTGGCCTGGACCTGCCGATCCTGTTGCTCCTCGCCGGAAGCAGCAGAACCCATGGCCCCTCCAAGGTGGCCGCCCGCGCCGAGGCGCTGCTGCCACGCGTCGCAACGACCGTGCTCCCGGATGTGTCCCATCACGCGCTTCCGCACGCCATCCCGCCCTGGGCGAACCGTAGCCTCGCCGGCTTCCTGGAACGGTGCGGTGCCTGA
- a CDS encoding DUF6193 family natural product biosynthesis protein: MTPGPDTDDLAGIYPELGRSETLQSILQTAVHQAGHGLDVLPERAPGWWRSGARVDSDRRTTSVLLGIAERAFIVNFWERGVMMAKGTTTSLDAVVSAIGAWQSGATLARLKPACPFVDYSPLAEAHERGDAVEAQWASYRHTTARHVDHELIEAAYTQPQLRALFPFHSHRTLNFSRCTGFPHTHDIPVITPANGSYRVTWWHTRSPHGPADIGEADTPDDAVALVVAHLPHNCGPAAAGTAEDLDKTDNR, encoded by the coding sequence GTGACGCCTGGCCCCGACACGGATGACTTGGCCGGCATCTATCCCGAACTCGGTCGGAGCGAAACGCTCCAGAGCATCCTGCAGACGGCCGTTCACCAAGCTGGACACGGGCTGGACGTGCTCCCGGAACGCGCGCCAGGCTGGTGGCGGTCCGGAGCCCGCGTAGACAGCGACAGGCGGACGACAAGCGTTCTCCTCGGCATCGCAGAGCGCGCCTTCATCGTGAACTTCTGGGAACGCGGCGTCATGATGGCCAAGGGCACGACAACCAGCCTGGACGCCGTCGTGTCGGCCATCGGCGCGTGGCAGTCCGGCGCCACCTTGGCACGCCTGAAGCCCGCGTGCCCGTTCGTCGACTACAGTCCGCTCGCCGAGGCCCACGAGCGTGGTGACGCAGTCGAGGCCCAATGGGCGAGCTATCGGCACACCACAGCACGGCACGTGGACCATGAACTCATCGAGGCTGCATACACCCAGCCGCAGCTGCGAGCCCTGTTCCCCTTCCACAGCCATCGGACGCTGAACTTCAGCCGCTGCACCGGATTCCCTCACACCCACGACATCCCGGTGATCACTCCCGCGAACGGAAGTTACCGAGTGACCTGGTGGCACACCCGGTCACCTCACGGACCGGCGGACATCGGAGAAGCCGACACCCCTGACGACGCCGTCGCCTTGGTCGTCGCCCATCTGCCCCACAACTGCGGGCCGGCGGCTGCTGGCACCGCCGAAGACCTTGACAAAACAGATAACAGATAA
- a CDS encoding MarR family transcriptional regulator: MEIVHLLRAVAVDLARHSTRFAQRNGMHPTDVRALIALMDAARAGEETTAGRLGTALGLNSAGTTALVDRLERAGHVRRVRDARDRRKVTIEVDERAVALGWSHFGPLIDRAVDLLREYDERELAAVRGFLTGMRKATV, from the coding sequence ATGGAGATCGTCCATCTGCTGCGCGCGGTGGCCGTCGACCTGGCCAGGCACAGCACCCGGTTCGCACAGCGCAACGGCATGCACCCCACCGACGTGCGTGCGCTGATCGCCCTGATGGACGCCGCCCGCGCCGGCGAGGAGACCACAGCAGGCCGCCTGGGCACCGCTCTCGGGCTCAACTCGGCAGGAACCACAGCACTGGTCGACCGCCTGGAACGGGCCGGGCATGTGCGGCGGGTGCGCGATGCGCGCGACCGCCGCAAGGTCACCATCGAAGTGGACGAGCGGGCGGTCGCCCTCGGCTGGTCCCACTTCGGACCGCTCATCGATCGGGCGGTGGACCTGCTGCGGGAATACGACGAGCGGGAACTGGCCGCGGTCAGGGGCTTTCTGACTGGGATGCGGAAGGCAACGGTCTAG
- a CDS encoding sensor histidine kinase has translation MLDVGARDPDEFSADRWPDWSFWKDQPDSPEAYGRGRGRNRGRVVVAAATTLASLTLIARAVDIAHGTGPALLTRLAIGFVACYALGCLPASWYGPMALRRGRVVIVAVMFLLGAAPAVLLASPYYLTDLTYALAIGLMLLPLRHALLLGLGTVLGQVLWMRLAQGEVAWAQVAILVGVTAALGTVFALNFTIGHLRAAREQVRRLAVNEERERVARDMHDVLGHSLSTMTVKLGLTRRILESTGDVALAVGQVTELETMARTALSDVRATISGYRTLSLDSELAGARLALRAAGVRADLPAATDAVRPELREVFGYVVREAVTNVLRHSDAELCTVRVGPDWVEVTDNGSPAGDAAAGNGLTGLTERMAAVSGTLGHGPAPGGGFRVVARGPGPATPPAPPQSPRSPQPLRPPQPSEKTERPGTEPTGTDPTGTDPTGNEPTGNDPTGTDPTGNEPT, from the coding sequence ATGCTCGACGTGGGCGCACGCGATCCGGACGAGTTCTCCGCCGACCGGTGGCCCGACTGGAGTTTCTGGAAGGACCAGCCCGACAGCCCCGAGGCGTACGGCCGGGGCCGGGGCAGGAACCGGGGACGCGTGGTCGTCGCCGCGGCGACGACGCTGGCTTCCCTCACCCTGATCGCTCGGGCCGTGGACATCGCGCACGGCACCGGTCCTGCGCTGCTCACCCGGCTCGCGATCGGCTTCGTCGCCTGCTACGCCCTCGGCTGTCTGCCGGCGTCCTGGTACGGGCCGATGGCGCTGCGGCGCGGGCGTGTCGTCATCGTGGCCGTGATGTTCCTGCTCGGGGCGGCGCCGGCCGTGCTCCTCGCGTCGCCGTACTACCTGACCGACCTGACCTACGCCCTCGCGATCGGGCTCATGCTCCTGCCGCTGCGCCACGCCCTGCTCCTCGGCCTCGGCACGGTGCTGGGGCAGGTCCTCTGGATGCGGCTCGCGCAGGGCGAGGTGGCCTGGGCGCAGGTGGCCATCCTCGTCGGCGTGACCGCGGCACTCGGCACCGTCTTCGCGCTCAACTTCACGATCGGCCATCTGCGGGCCGCGCGCGAGCAGGTCAGGCGGCTGGCCGTGAACGAGGAGCGGGAACGGGTCGCCCGGGACATGCATGACGTCCTCGGTCACAGCCTCTCCACGATGACCGTCAAACTGGGGCTGACCCGGCGCATCCTGGAGTCCACCGGAGACGTGGCCCTCGCCGTCGGCCAGGTCACCGAGCTGGAGACCATGGCGCGCACGGCGCTGTCCGACGTGCGCGCCACCATCTCCGGCTACCGCACCCTGTCGCTGGACAGCGAGCTCGCAGGTGCCCGCCTGGCCCTGCGGGCCGCCGGAGTACGGGCCGATCTGCCCGCCGCGACCGATGCCGTGCGCCCCGAGCTGCGCGAGGTGTTCGGCTACGTCGTGCGGGAGGCGGTGACCAACGTGCTGCGGCACTCCGACGCCGAACTGTGCACGGTCCGCGTGGGACCCGACTGGGTCGAGGTCACCGACAACGGCAGCCCGGCCGGCGATGCGGCCGCCGGGAACGGACTCACCGGACTGACCGAACGCATGGCCGCCGTGTCGGGCACCCTCGGACACGGGCCCGCCCCCGGCGGCGGGTTCCGGGTCGTCGCCCGCGGGCCGGGCCCGGCGACCCCTCCCGCGCCTCCGCAGTCTCCGCGATCTCCGCAGCCCCTGCGGCCTCCGCAGCCTTCAGAGAAGACCGAGCGGCCAGGAACCGAGCCGACGGGAACCGACCCGACGGGAACCGACCCGACGGGAAACGAGCCGACGGGAAACGACCCGACAGGAACCGACCCGACAGGAAACGAGCCGACATGA
- a CDS encoding aldo/keto reductase — MADDQPLGNRVNHASGTIEIAGKTVHRLGFGAMRLVGPGVWGEPASRDASVRLLRRAVELGVDFIDTASVYGPHISEEIIREALHPFPEHVLITTKGGQTQSGPGSYAVLGRPEYLRQECVLSMRRLGVDHIDLYQLHQVDPMVPFEDQIGELKKLKEEGKIGAIGLNEVTVDQITAAREIVEIASVQNQYSITERKHEDVLEHCAREGLPFIAWFPLDIGALARPDSPLGGFAARIGATPAQTALAWLLARAENMVPIPGTASLSHLEENIAAAAVRLDPAQITELNALAGGRRTEGALRQR, encoded by the coding sequence ATGGCCGATGACCAGCCTCTCGGGAACCGCGTCAACCACGCGTCCGGGACCATCGAGATCGCCGGAAAGACCGTCCACAGGCTCGGTTTCGGGGCCATGCGCCTGGTCGGGCCCGGGGTCTGGGGGGAGCCGGCCAGCCGTGACGCCTCGGTGCGGCTCCTGCGGCGCGCGGTCGAGCTGGGCGTCGACTTCATCGACACCGCCAGCGTCTACGGGCCGCACATCAGCGAGGAGATCATCCGCGAGGCGCTGCACCCCTTTCCGGAGCACGTGCTGATCACGACCAAGGGCGGTCAGACGCAGTCGGGTCCGGGTTCCTACGCGGTCCTCGGGCGTCCGGAGTACCTGCGGCAGGAGTGTGTGCTGAGCATGCGCCGGCTGGGCGTCGACCACATCGACCTCTACCAGTTGCACCAGGTCGACCCCATGGTGCCGTTCGAGGACCAGATCGGTGAGCTGAAGAAGCTGAAGGAGGAGGGGAAGATCGGCGCGATCGGGCTCAACGAGGTGACGGTGGACCAGATCACCGCCGCCCGGGAGATCGTCGAGATCGCCTCCGTCCAGAACCAGTACAGCATCACGGAACGCAAGCACGAGGACGTGCTCGAACACTGCGCGCGCGAGGGGCTCCCGTTCATCGCCTGGTTCCCGCTCGACATCGGCGCCCTGGCCCGGCCGGACAGCCCGCTCGGCGGCTTCGCCGCGCGGATCGGCGCCACACCGGCTCAGACCGCGCTCGCCTGGCTGCTCGCTCGGGCCGAGAACATGGTGCCGATTCCCGGCACGGCGTCCCTGAGCCATCTGGAGGAGAACATCGCGGCGGCGGCGGTACGGCTGGACCCGGCCCAGATCACGGAGTTGAACGCGCTGGCCGGTGGACGGCGCACGGAGGGGGCCCTCCGGCAACGGTGA
- a CDS encoding MFS transporter encodes MSSPATAPPTPSNLPRIVAASLIGTTIEWYDFFLYGSAAALVFNKLFFPDSDPLVGTLLSFLTYAVGFAARPLGALVFGHYGDRLGRKKLLVISLLMMGGATFAIGLLPTHASVGSAAPVLLTTLRLVQGFALGGEWGGAVLLVSEHGDARRRGFWASWPQTGAPAGQLLATGVLSLLTALLSDDAFGSWGWRIPFLLSGVLVMVGLWIRLSVDESPVFRQALAQAEARKAARADDPGAQAEKLPLVSVLRHHWRDVLIAMGARMAENISYYVITAFILVYATTSAGVSKQTALNAVLIASAVHFAVIPAWGALSDRIGRRPVYLLGAAGVGLWMFPFFSLIDTGGFGNLILAVTVGLVLHGAMYAPQAAFFSEMFATRMRYSGASIGAQFASVAAGAPAPLIATALLSDYDSSTPISLYVIAASVLTLIAVGVAKETRHRDLAAAEGADASFDAVGDGATASAGASAGAGAGAGAGAVEDGEPAAGDADTARAV; translated from the coding sequence ATGTCCTCCCCCGCGACCGCTCCGCCCACCCCTTCGAACCTCCCCCGCATCGTCGCCGCCAGCCTGATCGGGACCACCATCGAGTGGTACGACTTCTTCCTGTACGGGTCCGCCGCCGCGCTGGTGTTCAACAAGCTGTTCTTCCCGGACTCGGATCCGCTGGTGGGGACGCTGCTGTCGTTCCTGACGTACGCGGTCGGGTTCGCGGCGCGGCCGTTGGGCGCGCTGGTGTTCGGGCACTACGGCGACCGGCTGGGACGCAAGAAGCTGCTGGTGATCAGCCTGCTCATGATGGGCGGGGCGACGTTCGCCATCGGGCTGCTCCCCACGCACGCGAGCGTGGGCTCGGCGGCTCCGGTACTGCTCACCACCTTGCGGCTCGTCCAGGGGTTCGCGCTCGGCGGTGAATGGGGCGGGGCCGTGCTGCTGGTGTCGGAGCACGGGGACGCGCGGCGGCGGGGCTTCTGGGCCTCCTGGCCGCAGACCGGCGCGCCGGCGGGGCAACTGCTCGCCACGGGTGTGCTGTCGCTGCTGACCGCCTTGCTGTCCGACGACGCCTTCGGAAGTTGGGGCTGGCGGATCCCGTTCCTGCTGTCCGGGGTACTCGTCATGGTCGGTCTCTGGATCCGTCTGTCCGTCGACGAATCACCCGTGTTCCGTCAGGCCCTGGCACAGGCCGAGGCCCGCAAGGCGGCACGGGCGGACGACCCCGGGGCCCAGGCGGAGAAGCTGCCGCTCGTCTCCGTGCTCCGGCACCACTGGCGTGACGTCCTGATCGCGATGGGCGCCCGTATGGCGGAGAACATCAGCTACTACGTCATCACCGCCTTCATCCTCGTCTACGCCACCACGTCCGCCGGGGTGTCCAAGCAGACCGCGCTCAACGCCGTACTGATCGCCTCCGCCGTGCACTTCGCGGTGATCCCCGCCTGGGGCGCCCTCTCGGACCGGATCGGGCGCCGCCCGGTCTACCTGCTGGGCGCGGCCGGTGTCGGGCTGTGGATGTTCCCGTTCTTCTCGTTGATCGACACCGGAGGCTTCGGCAACCTCATCCTCGCGGTGACCGTGGGACTCGTCCTGCACGGCGCCATGTACGCCCCGCAGGCCGCCTTCTTCTCCGAGATGTTCGCGACGCGGATGCGGTACTCGGGAGCGTCCATCGGCGCCCAGTTCGCCTCGGTCGCCGCGGGCGCGCCCGCCCCGCTGATCGCCACGGCGCTGCTCTCCGACTACGACAGCTCCACCCCGATCTCCCTGTACGTCATCGCCGCGTCGGTGCTGACGCTGATCGCCGTGGGCGTGGCCAAGGAGACCCGACACCGTGATCTCGCCGCTGCCGAAGGCGCCGACGCCTCCTTCGATGCCGTCGGCGACGGTGCCACTGCCAGTGCCGGTGCCAGTGCCGGTGCCGGTGCCGGTGCCGGTGCCGGTGCCGTGGAGGACGGTGAACCTGCGGCGGGCGACGCCGACACCGCCCGCGCTGTCTGA
- a CDS encoding response regulator transcription factor codes for MIRVLLADDQALVRGALAAVLRLEPDIDVVAEIGTGTEVLAAAQRTAPDIALLDVQMPGRDGLTVAADLQRALPGCRTIICTTFSRPGYLARAMSAGAAGYVVKDSPPEQLVDAIRRVHAGLRFVDPALAAEALAGGASPLTGREADVLRAAAEGGTVADIARALRLSQGTVRNHLSSAIGKTQARTRAEAARLAEESGWL; via the coding sequence ATGATCCGCGTCCTGCTGGCCGACGACCAGGCACTCGTACGCGGTGCCCTCGCGGCTGTGCTCCGGCTCGAACCCGACATCGACGTGGTCGCCGAGATCGGCACCGGCACCGAGGTGCTGGCCGCCGCGCAGCGGACCGCGCCCGACATCGCGCTGCTCGACGTGCAGATGCCCGGCCGGGACGGCCTGACCGTCGCCGCCGACCTCCAGCGGGCGCTGCCCGGCTGCCGCACCATCATCTGCACGACCTTCAGCCGCCCCGGCTACCTCGCGCGGGCGATGTCCGCGGGCGCGGCCGGATACGTCGTCAAGGACTCCCCGCCCGAACAACTGGTCGACGCGATCCGCCGGGTCCACGCCGGACTGCGCTTCGTGGATCCGGCCCTCGCCGCGGAAGCGCTGGCCGGTGGCGCGAGCCCGCTGACCGGACGCGAGGCGGACGTGCTGCGCGCCGCCGCCGAGGGCGGCACCGTGGCCGACATCGCCAGGGCGCTCCGGCTGTCCCAGGGCACCGTGCGCAACCACCTGTCGTCGGCGATCGGCAAGACACAGGCCCGCACCCGCGCCGAGGCGGCCCGGCTCGCGGAGGAGAGCGGCTGGCTCTGA
- a CDS encoding FadR/GntR family transcriptional regulator: protein MKRISAPRRTASLSAQLVDSLRSHIESGGWPVGTRIPPEQALIEELGVGRSTLREAIGALVHLGLLEPRAGDGTYVRSSSELQSVMVRRASSAQRDNVLELRTVLEEYASGTAALRRSESQLRQLRELLADADAACAGEDTPAATSVDALFHRAVVRASGNDLLIEVYDYLGTALTSSLGGLPWDAAHAEEHARLHRRLVDAIEAQDQGGARDAAAAIVRLTHDHETSTTRAAEDQ from the coding sequence ATGAAACGCATCAGCGCACCGCGGCGGACGGCCAGCCTCTCCGCTCAGCTCGTGGACAGCCTCCGCTCGCACATCGAGTCCGGCGGCTGGCCGGTGGGGACGCGGATCCCGCCGGAGCAGGCCCTCATCGAGGAGCTCGGGGTCGGACGCAGCACGCTGCGGGAGGCGATCGGTGCACTGGTGCACCTGGGCCTGCTGGAGCCGCGGGCCGGGGACGGCACCTATGTCCGCTCCTCCAGCGAACTCCAGTCGGTCATGGTGCGGCGGGCGAGTTCCGCGCAGCGGGACAACGTACTGGAGCTGCGCACCGTCCTGGAGGAGTACGCCTCGGGGACCGCGGCCCTGCGCCGCAGCGAGAGCCAGTTGCGGCAGTTGCGGGAGCTGCTGGCCGACGCCGACGCGGCCTGCGCCGGAGAGGACACCCCCGCGGCCACGAGCGTCGACGCGCTCTTCCACCGGGCCGTCGTCCGGGCGAGCGGGAACGACCTGCTGATCGAGGTGTACGACTACCTCGGCACGGCGCTCACCTCGTCCCTGGGGGGTCTGCCCTGGGACGCCGCGCACGCCGAGGAGCACGCCCGTCTGCACCGGCGGCTCGTCGACGCGATCGAGGCCCAAGACCAGGGCGGCGCCCGCGACGCGGCGGCCGCGATCGTCCGGCTCACCCATGACCACGAGACCAGCACGACACGAGCAGCGGAGGACCAGTGA